Within the Bradyrhizobium ottawaense genome, the region GCGCGCTTTTTGCTGGAGGTCGCCCATGAACGGCGCGGCCTCGCCGTTCCCGGCGACGTGTTCGAGCCAGGCGCGATGGCGCGGCAACACCTCGGCGTCGAAAAATGCCTGCAGCTTCTTTCGCCATGCTTCCGATCGCTCGGAAAGTTCAAAATCCATGTCGCCTCCCGCTTTTTGGGAGCGACCTAAGCGTATAACGACACGAATTGCAAATCCATCTCGATATATTGACAAAATGTCGAATTCTCACCAATATTCGGCCATGGCCGCAATCTCCAGCATCGACCCAGCGTCCCGGGCCAAGGCCCCGGAAGACCATGCCGATCCCGCCTTCGCGACCACGCTGGCGCACGGGCTCGACGTGCTGGCCGCGTTCCGCAACCGCAGCGGCTCGCTGTCGAATGCCGAGTTGGCGCTGCATACCGGCCTGTCGCGGCCGACGGTGTCGCGATTGACCCATACGCTGGAGCAACTCGGCTACCTCAAGCGCGATGCCAAAGGCCGTTTCGAACTCGGGCTTGGCGTGCTGGCCGCCGCCTATCCGGTGCTGTCGGCGCTCAAAGTCCGGCAACTGGCGCGTCCGCTGATCCGCGACTTCGCGGCCTACACCGGCGGCACGGTGTCGATTGCGATGCCGTTCGGTCTCGACTTCATCTATGTCGAGACGGTGCGTACCACCGATGCAGTGGCGCACCTTCCCGATGTCGGCTTTACCGGCACGCTGGCGACCACCGCCGTCGGCCGCGCCTTGCTGTCGCTGTTCACCGCGGATGAACAGGCGGCCTATGTTGCCAACGTCAAGGCCGAGCGTCCGGAAGAAGCGGACTACGTCGAGAAGCGGATGCTGCCGGATATCGAGCTCTGCAAGGAGCGCGGATTTGCGGTTTCGCTCGGCGAGTGGCGGCGCGAGATCTTTGGTGTCGCAGCGCCGCTGTACCGGACCCCGTCGGGCGACTGCCTTTCCGTCAATTGCGGCATTCCCTCGTTTCGTTTCAGCGCCGAGCAGATCGAGCGCGAATGCGGGCCGCGCATCCTCGGCCTTGCGCGCAGCATCCGTTCGCTGGTCGCCAACGGCTGAATAACCGGTTGACCCGGCAAGACGCATCGCGATCGGTGCGAAGGACAGGGGGAGAAACAATGAGCGGATTCAAATCCGCCCTCGGCATTGCCATGGGCCTCACTTTGCTGCTCGGCCAGACAGCGCAGGCCCAGAGCAACTATCCGAACCGGGCGATCCACATCGTGGTGCCCTACCCCGCCGGCGGCATCGTCGACATCATCGCCCGCGCGGTCACCGAACAGGTCGGCCGTGACTGGAAGCAGACCGTCGTGGTCGAAGCCCGCCCCGGCGGCAACAGCAATATCGGCACCGCGGCGGTCGCGCGCAGCGACCCCGATGGCTACATTTGGCTGGTGACGGGACCGGCGGCGCTGGTCAACCCGACCCTGTACAAGGATGCCGGCTGGGACGCGATGAAAGGCCTCAAGTGCGTTGGCCTTGCGATCTGGAATCAGAGCGTCGCCGTCGTCAATCCTTCGCTGCCGGTCAAGACGCTCGGTGAATTCGTTGAGCTGGCGCGGAACAAGCCCGGACAACTCAACTTCGGCAATGCCGGCGTCGGCTCATCGCTCGATCTGACCGCGCAGAAATTGTTTCAAGCCGCCAACATCAAACTGACCAATGTCGGCTACAAGGGCCAACCGCCGGCACTGATCGACCTGATGACCGACCTGATGAATTTTGAGATCGTCTCGCTGGCGCTGGCGCTGCCACACATCAAGGAGGGCAAGATCAGGCCGCTGGCCGTCTTCACCGAAAATCGCATCGCCGATCTTCCTGACGTGCCGACCATCGCCGAGGCCGGATATCCCGGCGCCTCCTATGTCTCCTGGTACGGCATCTATGTGCCGGCGGGAACGCCCGATGCGATCGCCGAAAAGATCAACGACGGCATCAACAAGGCGCTGCTCAATCCCGACGTCCAGCGCCAGCTCTCGATCGCCGACATCCCGGGCAAGCCGATGTCGCTCGGCGAACTGGCCGCGCTGATGAAAATCGACCACGACAGACTGACGGCGGTCGTCAAGGCATCCGGCATGACGCCGCAATAGCCTGTCGATCGGCCTCTATTCGTGCGACACTGGCCCGGTGTCGCGATAGGCCCAGCAGCTTTCGCGCGGCAGCGAAACCTGGGTCTCGATCCCGACCCGATGCCGGGCCGCGGTGCCGAGTTCGACCACTTCCAGCCGCTTGCCGAACAGTTCGATGCCATAGGCGGTCTGCGTGCCCTGGTAACGGCGGTCGAGCACACGGGCTGGGAAACTGTTGGCGCCGCTATGCTCTCCGATCGCAATGTTTTCCGGCCGCAGCGCGATCCGGACCTTGTCATCCGGCCCGCAGGAATGCAGCAGCGCCACCTCGCCCTGCCTTCCTTCGCCGAAATCGACCATGCCGAACTCGCCGCTGCGCGAAACCAGCCTGCCCTCGAGCTCGTTGGTCGCGCCGGTGAAGTTGGCGACGAACAGATCGGCGGGGCGGTTATAGATCTCGTCCGGCGTGTCCATCTGCAGCAGTTTGCCGTTGCGCATCACGCCGATGCGATCGCCGAGCACCACCGCCTCGGCCTGGTCGTGGGTAACGTAGAGCGCGGTCATGCCGGTCTGTTTCAGGATCACGCGCAGGTCGTCGCGCAGCCGCAGCCGCAGCTTGGCATCGAGGTTCGACAAGGGTTCGTCGAGCAGCAGCAGTTGCGGGCGGTAGACGATGCTGCGCGCCAGCGCCACGCGCTGCATCTGTCCGCCCGACAGCGCCACCACCGGCCGGTCGGCATATTCGGACAGGCCGACCAGTGCGAGCGCTTCGTCGACCATGCGGCGGGCTTCCTCGCGGGAAAACTTCCGGTGCTTGAGCGGATAGACCACGTTCTGCCGTACCGTCATATGCGGCCACACCGCATAGGACTGGAACACCATGCCGAGTTCGCGCAAGCGCGGCGGCACCAGAATGCCGCGCTCGGGCGACGACACGATCCTGCCGGCGATGCCGATCTCACCCGACGTCGGATGCTCGAGGCCGGCAACGCAGCGCAAGGTCGTGGTCTTGCCGCAGCCGGACGGGCCCAGCAGGACAACGATTTCACCTGATGGCACCGAGAAGCTGACGCCGTCGATCGCGGGCCGGCCGATCGAAAACTGCTTGCGCAGGTCGGTGACTTCGAGCGTCGCGGTCATGAACCAACCTTCTTGATACGCACTGCGCTCACTGCCGGTAACCGAAGGTCTTGTCCCACTCCGCAACCCAGGCGGCGTGCAGCTTCACGTATTCATCGAACTTGGGATACCAGACCTTGACCACCTTGGGGTCGAAGCCTTCGGGATAGATCGGCGGATCCTTCAGCGAGGTCAGATTGCCGAACTCCTTGATCATGAAGGTCTGCCCCTCCTTCGACAACGACCAGTTCAGGAACAGTCTCGCGGCATTCGGATGCGTGGCGGTCTTCGTAATTCCGGAGGCGTATGGATTGACCGGCGCCCCTTCCGGCGGGAAGAACATCTTGAT harbors:
- a CDS encoding IclR family transcriptional regulator, producing MSNSHQYSAMAAISSIDPASRAKAPEDHADPAFATTLAHGLDVLAAFRNRSGSLSNAELALHTGLSRPTVSRLTHTLEQLGYLKRDAKGRFELGLGVLAAAYPVLSALKVRQLARPLIRDFAAYTGGTVSIAMPFGLDFIYVETVRTTDAVAHLPDVGFTGTLATTAVGRALLSLFTADEQAAYVANVKAERPEEADYVEKRMLPDIELCKERGFAVSLGEWRREIFGVAAPLYRTPSGDCLSVNCGIPSFRFSAEQIERECGPRILGLARSIRSLVANG
- a CDS encoding Bug family tripartite tricarboxylate transporter substrate binding protein, with product MSGFKSALGIAMGLTLLLGQTAQAQSNYPNRAIHIVVPYPAGGIVDIIARAVTEQVGRDWKQTVVVEARPGGNSNIGTAAVARSDPDGYIWLVTGPAALVNPTLYKDAGWDAMKGLKCVGLAIWNQSVAVVNPSLPVKTLGEFVELARNKPGQLNFGNAGVGSSLDLTAQKLFQAANIKLTNVGYKGQPPALIDLMTDLMNFEIVSLALALPHIKEGKIRPLAVFTENRIADLPDVPTIAEAGYPGASYVSWYGIYVPAGTPDAIAEKINDGINKALLNPDVQRQLSIADIPGKPMSLGELAALMKIDHDRLTAVVKASGMTPQ
- a CDS encoding ABC transporter ATP-binding protein translates to MTATLEVTDLRKQFSIGRPAIDGVSFSVPSGEIVVLLGPSGCGKTTTLRCVAGLEHPTSGEIGIAGRIVSSPERGILVPPRLRELGMVFQSYAVWPHMTVRQNVVYPLKHRKFSREEARRMVDEALALVGLSEYADRPVVALSGGQMQRVALARSIVYRPQLLLLDEPLSNLDAKLRLRLRDDLRVILKQTGMTALYVTHDQAEAVVLGDRIGVMRNGKLLQMDTPDEIYNRPADLFVANFTGATNELEGRLVSRSGEFGMVDFGEGRQGEVALLHSCGPDDKVRIALRPENIAIGEHSGANSFPARVLDRRYQGTQTAYGIELFGKRLEVVELGTAARHRVGIETQVSLPRESCWAYRDTGPVSHE